One Tessaracoccus lacteus DNA window includes the following coding sequences:
- a CDS encoding universal stress protein yields MVASHGTSRSQVLPRRLPGHHAPHGRGNASRLCWWAYPDLGLELVVERGEPALLINRVAAHARLTIVGSHRRGAMARFLLGSTSEQVLARLATTTIVVR; encoded by the coding sequence TTGGTCGCCAGTCACGGTACCTCTCGGTCTCAGGTCCTACCCCGACGACTACCTGGGCATCATGCACCGCATGGCCGCGGAAACGCTAGCCGGCTCTGTTGGTGGGCTTACCCGGACTTGGGACTGGAACTGGTCGTTGAACGGGGCGAACCGGCCCTCCTCATCAACCGTGTCGCGGCGCACGCGCGCCTCACCATAGTCGGATCGCACCGCCGCGGGGCGATGGCACGGTTCCTCCTCGGCTCCACCAGTGAACAGGTTCTCGCCCGGCTCGCGACAACCACCATCGTCGTGCGATGA
- the mshB gene encoding N-acetyl-1-D-myo-inositol-2-amino-2-deoxy-alpha-D-glucopyranoside deacetylase, producing MNTVTAPDRRLLLVHAHPDDESSQSSATMARYVAEGAQVTLVTCTLGELGEILVPEWTHFSPAELGAHRQEEIRTALAEIGVTDHLYLGGAGRYHDSGMTHDESGRVVAPPERQPNAFWDADLLEAADHLVEVIRSRRPQVVSTYDPFGNYGHPDHVMAHRVAMYACTLASAPAHRPDLGEPWQVERVLWNTHNTARWAEAYAVARERGLELWPEREVDPDDVGPDPDRIVAVIETAPWLEVCRAALASHRSQVNTEDDFWQFYRIMQELPGAGEAYLLAAGRPFPASDVPASDLFAGL from the coding sequence ATGAACACCGTGACAGCACCCGACCGCCGCCTCCTCCTCGTCCACGCGCACCCCGACGACGAGTCCAGCCAGTCGTCAGCGACCATGGCCCGCTACGTCGCCGAGGGCGCCCAGGTCACCCTCGTGACCTGCACGCTGGGGGAACTCGGCGAGATACTCGTGCCCGAGTGGACGCACTTCTCGCCCGCGGAGCTCGGCGCCCACCGCCAGGAGGAGATCCGCACGGCCCTGGCGGAGATCGGCGTCACCGACCACCTCTACCTCGGCGGGGCCGGCCGCTACCACGACTCGGGCATGACACACGACGAGAGCGGCCGTGTCGTCGCGCCACCCGAGCGCCAGCCCAACGCCTTCTGGGACGCGGATCTGCTCGAGGCGGCCGACCACCTCGTCGAGGTCATCCGTTCGCGCCGCCCGCAGGTGGTCAGCACCTACGACCCGTTCGGCAACTACGGCCACCCCGACCACGTGATGGCCCACCGCGTCGCGATGTACGCCTGCACGCTCGCCAGCGCACCGGCCCACCGGCCGGACCTGGGCGAACCCTGGCAGGTCGAGCGCGTCCTGTGGAACACGCACAACACCGCGCGCTGGGCCGAGGCGTACGCGGTCGCCCGCGAGCGGGGCCTCGAGCTGTGGCCCGAGCGTGAGGTCGATCCCGACGACGTCGGCCCCGACCCGGATCGCATCGTCGCCGTCATCGAGACCGCGCCCTGGCTGGAGGTCTGCCGCGCCGCGCTGGCGTCGCACCGCAGCCAGGTCAACACCGAGGACGACTTCTGGCAGTTCTACCGGATCATGCAGGAGCTCCCGGGGGCGGGAGAGGCGTATCTCCTGGCCGCAGGCCGGCCCTTCCCGGCCTCCGACGTGCCTGCGTCGGACCTGTTCGCGGGGCTCTGA
- a CDS encoding DUF6671 family protein, with protein sequence MTPTPHPYRGAVIAFATMHGKEHLARGPFHTILGATVLGVAGIDTDQFGTFAGDIPRTLPPRETARAKARLGIRTAGLTAGLASEGSFTTEYGWSTRHNELVLFLDEDRGIEVVESRTASFPLPPGRHILTSAQALSYATSLGFPHQGVIVQAHHDHGSHAHKDTHSPAELEITVNRLLDQNVPVSVLPDYRAHRSPARADILRDLCSRMARRLSTPCPGCRSPGYGRVKTIPGLPCGTCGQPTHLPAADIHACSTCDTTHTRPRTSTLADPQWCETCNP encoded by the coding sequence ATGACACCCACCCCGCACCCCTACCGCGGTGCCGTCATCGCGTTCGCCACCATGCACGGCAAAGAACATCTCGCCCGTGGCCCGTTCCACACAATCCTCGGCGCCACAGTTCTCGGCGTGGCCGGAATCGACACTGACCAGTTCGGAACCTTCGCCGGCGACATTCCTCGCACCCTCCCCCCACGAGAAACCGCGCGCGCCAAAGCGCGCCTCGGAATCCGCACCGCAGGCCTCACAGCAGGCTTGGCCAGCGAAGGCAGCTTCACCACCGAATACGGGTGGAGTACCCGACACAACGAACTCGTCCTCTTCCTCGACGAGGACCGCGGGATCGAGGTTGTCGAATCCCGCACCGCCAGCTTCCCCCTGCCCCCGGGCCGGCACATCCTCACCAGCGCGCAAGCCCTCTCCTACGCCACCAGCCTCGGCTTTCCCCACCAAGGCGTCATCGTGCAAGCCCACCACGACCACGGATCCCACGCCCACAAAGACACCCACAGCCCGGCCGAACTTGAGATCACCGTCAACCGGCTCCTCGACCAGAACGTGCCCGTGTCGGTGCTGCCGGACTATCGTGCGCATCGCTCACCCGCCCGCGCCGACATCCTCCGAGATCTCTGCTCCCGCATGGCCAGGCGCCTCTCCACCCCTTGCCCCGGCTGCCGCAGCCCCGGATACGGGCGAGTAAAGACCATCCCCGGACTCCCCTGCGGCACGTGCGGTCAACCCACGCATCTGCCCGCCGCCGACATCCACGCCTGCAGCACCTGCGACACCACCCACACCCGACCACGCACCTCAACCCTCGCCGACCCGCAATGGTGCGAGACCTGCAATCCTTGA
- a CDS encoding purine-cytosine permease family protein, translating to MITESPAGQPGNAAGAPLIELAGIEIIPESERHAKPRDLFWPWFAANVSVFGMSYGAWILGFGISFWQAAVVSVIGIVISFFLCGVIAIAGKRGSAPTMVLSRAAFGVRGQKVPGIVSWLTSIGWETYLAILAVLATSSIIARLGGDGGTAVKLVATIVVAVLIVGASVLGYHTIMKLQSILTWLTGFITILYVVLTFGHIDWAAVSAIPAGSLGAVIGALVMVMTGFGLGWINIAADWTRYQKRTASDGSIIFWNTFGASVAPIPLVIVGLLLAGSDPALSEAINSDPLGALASILPIWVLVPFLLTAVLALVSGAVLGIYSSGLTLLSLGIKVPRPVAAGIDGTILTLGTIYVVFFAANFIDPFQSFLITLGVPLASWAGILIADILRRRRNYDEAALFDPKGIYGAWDWTSIGTMVVASLIGWGFVVNNFADSASWNNWQGYLLPLIGGKEGDWAYANLGVFFALVLSFVVTYFARAAKIRAQEAA from the coding sequence GTGATCACCGAATCGCCCGCCGGACAGCCCGGCAACGCCGCCGGCGCGCCACTCATCGAGCTGGCCGGCATCGAGATCATCCCCGAGTCCGAGCGTCACGCGAAGCCGCGCGACCTGTTCTGGCCCTGGTTCGCGGCCAATGTCAGCGTGTTCGGCATGAGCTACGGCGCCTGGATCCTGGGCTTCGGCATCTCGTTCTGGCAGGCCGCCGTCGTCTCCGTGATCGGCATCGTCATCTCGTTCTTCCTGTGCGGCGTCATCGCGATCGCCGGTAAGCGCGGCTCGGCGCCGACGATGGTGTTGTCGCGGGCCGCGTTCGGCGTGCGCGGGCAGAAGGTGCCGGGCATCGTCAGCTGGCTGACGTCGATCGGCTGGGAGACCTACCTCGCAATCCTGGCAGTGCTGGCCACCTCCAGCATCATCGCCCGCCTCGGCGGCGACGGCGGGACCGCGGTGAAGCTGGTGGCGACGATCGTCGTCGCGGTGCTGATCGTCGGCGCATCGGTGCTGGGCTACCACACGATCATGAAGCTGCAGTCGATCCTGACCTGGCTCACGGGCTTCATCACTATCCTCTACGTCGTGCTGACGTTCGGCCACATCGACTGGGCCGCTGTCTCCGCCATCCCCGCCGGCAGCCTCGGTGCCGTCATCGGCGCGCTCGTGATGGTCATGACAGGCTTCGGTCTCGGCTGGATCAACATCGCCGCCGACTGGACCCGCTACCAGAAGCGCACCGCCTCCGACGGCTCCATCATCTTCTGGAACACCTTCGGCGCCTCCGTCGCCCCGATCCCGCTCGTCATTGTCGGCCTGCTGTTGGCCGGCTCCGACCCTGCCCTCAGCGAGGCCATCAACTCCGACCCGTTGGGTGCGCTGGCCTCCATCCTGCCCATCTGGGTGCTCGTCCCGTTCCTGCTGACCGCCGTGCTGGCCCTCGTGTCCGGCGCGGTGCTAGGCATCTACTCCTCCGGCCTGACGCTGCTGAGCCTCGGCATCAAGGTGCCCCGCCCGGTCGCCGCGGGCATCGACGGCACGATCCTGACGCTGGGCACGATCTACGTCGTCTTCTTCGCCGCGAACTTCATCGACCCGTTCCAGAGCTTCCTCATCACGCTCGGCGTGCCGCTGGCGTCATGGGCGGGCATCCTCATCGCCGACATCCTGCGTCGCCGCAGGAACTACGACGAGGCCGCGCTGTTCGACCCGAAGGGCATCTACGGGGCGTGGGACTGGACCTCGATCGGCACGATGGTCGTCGCGTCACTGATCGGCTGGGGCTTCGTCGTCAACAACTTCGCAGATTCAGCGTCGTGGAACAACTGGCAGGGCTACCTGCTGCCGCTGATCGGCGGCAAGGAGGGCGACTGGGCGTACGCCAATCTAGGCGTGTTCTTCGCGCTGGTCCTGAGCTTCGTGGTCACGTACTTCGCCCGCGCGGCGAAGATCCGGGCGCAGGAAGCCGCCTGA
- a CDS encoding CE1759 family FMN reductase, with amino-acid sequence MANIVVISGGLGSPSSTRVLGDDIVVQLTDALALRGEGLEARVVELRELGHPIVDAMLTGFPTGELAAVVESVASADALVVVSPTFSASISGLVKSFFDILEPDTLRGKPVLMAATGGTERHSLMLEFAMRPLLSYLGAVPVRTAIFAATADFGGPGATSLSHRVATGADELADALAHTVPRPADDGFVEFATLLGR; translated from the coding sequence ATGGCCAACATCGTCGTGATCTCCGGCGGGCTCGGATCACCCTCGAGCACCCGGGTGCTGGGTGACGACATCGTCGTCCAGCTGACCGACGCCCTGGCGCTGCGCGGTGAGGGCCTCGAGGCAAGGGTCGTCGAACTCCGCGAGCTCGGGCATCCCATCGTCGACGCCATGCTCACGGGTTTCCCGACGGGGGAACTGGCCGCCGTCGTCGAGTCCGTCGCCTCCGCCGACGCGCTGGTCGTCGTCTCCCCGACGTTCTCCGCGTCAATCAGCGGTCTCGTGAAGAGCTTCTTCGACATCCTCGAGCCCGACACCCTGCGCGGCAAGCCCGTCCTGATGGCCGCGACCGGCGGCACGGAGCGCCACTCGCTCATGCTGGAGTTCGCGATGCGACCGCTGCTCAGCTACCTCGGCGCGGTCCCCGTGCGCACCGCGATCTTCGCCGCCACGGCCGACTTCGGTGGCCCCGGCGCCACCTCCCTGAGCCATCGCGTCGCCACCGGCGCCGACGAGCTGGCCGACGCCCTCGCCCACACCGTCCCGCGCCCGGCCGACGACGGGTTCGTCGAATTCGCGACCCTGCTGGGACGATGA
- a CDS encoding HAD-IA family hydrolase, which produces MLRRAVVWDLGGTLVDTYPALDRAFAAVVAAHGETVDEAEVARLTRRSTSEAVTALAGRFGIPAAEFEAANAALKRHWEEHPAPAMPGARELLRDLAVAGVLNLVVTHRDRTSAMTLIGGLGLAVDDLISTSDGFPRKPDPSMHLALLGRHRLEAGSCLSVGDRPIDALAARRAGMASATLESAESPVDDDADYSVSSLDDLRPILGLA; this is translated from the coding sequence ATGCTGAGGCGCGCGGTCGTCTGGGACCTGGGAGGGACGCTCGTCGACACCTACCCGGCCCTCGACCGCGCGTTCGCGGCCGTGGTCGCGGCACACGGGGAGACGGTCGACGAGGCGGAGGTCGCGCGGCTGACAAGGCGCTCCACCTCCGAGGCCGTCACGGCGCTGGCCGGTCGGTTCGGGATCCCGGCGGCGGAGTTCGAGGCAGCGAACGCGGCGCTCAAGCGTCACTGGGAGGAGCACCCCGCGCCGGCGATGCCGGGTGCGCGGGAGCTGCTGCGCGACCTGGCCGTCGCCGGCGTGCTGAACCTCGTGGTGACGCACCGCGACCGGACCTCGGCGATGACGCTCATCGGCGGCCTCGGGCTCGCCGTCGACGACCTGATCTCCACCTCCGATGGGTTCCCGCGCAAGCCCGACCCATCGATGCACCTGGCCCTGCTGGGGCGGCACCGGCTCGAGGCCGGGTCGTGCCTGAGCGTCGGGGACCGGCCGATCGACGCGCTGGCCGCGCGCCGAGCCGGCATGGCCTCCGCGACGCTCGAGTCGGCGGAGTCCCCCGTCGACGACGACGCGGACTACAGCGTGTCCTCGCTCGACGACCTGCGGCCGATCCTCGGGCTCGCCTGA
- a CDS encoding universal stress protein, which yields MNEKLVVGVTDASASRRAVDWAVERAAARGDRLELVSIIGRAKGVRGEGPVIEEALQLTRSLLDREAERVRAHGVPVETRIGRGKPVEQLIDASKGAALLVIGSDYRGPETGPARGPHGIRITPVHTVRSPSYPTWT from the coding sequence ATGAATGAGAAGTTGGTTGTCGGTGTGACGGATGCGTCTGCGTCTCGTCGGGCCGTGGACTGGGCCGTGGAGAGAGCTGCAGCGCGTGGTGACCGGCTCGAGCTGGTATCGATCATCGGCCGCGCGAAAGGTGTCCGCGGGGAGGGACCAGTCATCGAGGAGGCCCTCCAGCTCACACGAAGCCTTCTCGATCGGGAGGCTGAGCGCGTCCGAGCGCACGGCGTGCCCGTCGAGACGCGGATCGGGCGGGGCAAACCGGTGGAACAGCTCATCGACGCCTCCAAGGGAGCTGCTCTGCTGGTCATCGGAAGCGACTACCGCGGCCCAGAGACCGGGCCAGCGCGCGGCCCGCACGGGATCCGCATCACGCCGGTGCACACTGTCCGGTCGCCGTCGTACCCGACCTGGACCTGA
- a CDS encoding OsmC family protein encodes MSETRNPTEVTLDRLGPLHYEATNSRGGTLPIGTGQTDEFTPVELMMAAIAGCSAIDVDMLTHRRAEPDVFTTTITADRVKDESGNRLDAIDVTFTIRFPEGEDGDRARRILERSVQDSHDRLCTVSRTVEAGTPVTMGLSED; translated from the coding sequence ATGTCCGAGACCCGCAACCCCACCGAGGTGACGCTGGATCGACTCGGCCCGCTGCACTACGAGGCGACCAACTCCCGGGGCGGCACGCTGCCGATCGGGACCGGCCAGACCGACGAGTTCACCCCCGTTGAGCTGATGATGGCCGCGATCGCGGGCTGCTCGGCCATCGACGTCGACATGCTCACCCACCGTCGCGCCGAGCCCGACGTGTTCACGACCACCATCACCGCAGACCGTGTGAAGGATGAGTCCGGCAACCGGCTCGACGCCATCGACGTGACCTTCACGATCCGCTTCCCCGAGGGCGAGGACGGAGACCGCGCCCGACGCATCCTCGAGCGCTCCGTCCAGGACTCCCACGACCGCCTCTGCACCGTCTCCCGCACCGTCGAGGCCGGCACGCCCGTGACCATGGGCCTGTCGGAGGACTGA
- a CDS encoding LLM class flavin-dependent oxidoreductase, whose amino-acid sequence MQFGIFSVGDITTDPTTGRTPTEHERIKATVAIAKKAEEVGLDVVAVGQHHNPPFVASSPTTTLAYIGAQTERIILSTATTLITTTDPVRIAEDYATLQHLVDGRMDLTMGRGNTGPVYPWFGKDIRDGIALAVENYALLHELWHSEVVNWEGKHRTPLHGFTATPRPLDGVAPFVWHGSIRSPEIAEQAAYYGDGFFHNNIFWPPSHTRRMVDLYRRRFEHYGHGSADQAIVGLGGQVFMRKNSQDAVREFRPYFDHAPVYGGGPTLEEFAKETPLTVGSPEQVVERVLGFRDYAGDYQRQLFLMDHAGLPLKTVLEQLDLLGEEVVPVLRREFDALRPAHVPDGPTHAARVAAAGGPKAAGEQVEPSVDKWTGTRAEDTNRL is encoded by the coding sequence ATGCAGTTCGGCATCTTCAGCGTCGGCGACATCACCACCGACCCGACCACCGGTCGCACGCCCACCGAGCATGAGCGCATCAAGGCGACCGTCGCGATCGCGAAGAAGGCCGAGGAGGTCGGGCTCGACGTCGTCGCCGTCGGCCAGCACCACAACCCGCCGTTCGTCGCCAGCTCCCCGACGACGACGCTGGCCTACATCGGCGCCCAGACCGAGCGCATCATCCTGTCGACGGCCACCACGCTGATCACCACCACGGACCCGGTGCGCATCGCGGAGGACTACGCCACGCTGCAGCACCTCGTCGACGGACGCATGGACCTCACGATGGGCCGCGGCAACACCGGCCCGGTGTACCCCTGGTTCGGCAAGGACATCCGCGACGGCATCGCGCTGGCGGTCGAGAACTACGCGCTGCTGCACGAGTTGTGGCACAGCGAGGTCGTGAACTGGGAGGGCAAGCACCGCACCCCGCTGCACGGCTTCACCGCGACCCCGCGGCCGCTCGACGGGGTGGCCCCGTTCGTGTGGCACGGCTCGATCCGCTCTCCCGAGATCGCCGAGCAGGCCGCCTACTACGGCGACGGCTTCTTCCACAACAACATCTTCTGGCCGCCGAGCCACACGCGTCGCATGGTCGACCTCTACCGCCGGCGCTTCGAGCACTACGGCCACGGCTCCGCCGACCAGGCGATCGTCGGCCTCGGCGGGCAGGTGTTCATGCGGAAGAACTCGCAGGACGCCGTCCGCGAGTTCCGCCCCTACTTCGACCACGCCCCCGTCTACGGCGGCGGCCCGACGCTGGAGGAGTTCGCGAAGGAGACCCCGCTGACCGTCGGGTCGCCCGAGCAGGTCGTCGAGCGCGTGCTCGGCTTCCGCGACTACGCGGGTGACTACCAGCGCCAGCTCTTCCTGATGGACCACGCCGGACTGCCGCTCAAGACCGTCCTCGAGCAACTCGACCTGCTCGGCGAGGAGGTTGTGCCGGTGCTGCGCAGGGAGTTCGACGCGCTGCGCCCCGCGCACGTGCCGGACGGCCCGACGCATGCCGCCCGGGTCGCCGCCGCCGGCGGCCCCAAGGCGGCGGGCGAGCAGGTCGAGCCCTCCGTCGACAAGTGGACCGGCACCCGCGCGGAGGACACCAACCGTCTCTGA
- a CDS encoding branched-chain amino acid aminotransferase: protein MAEFSLTRTTHPTSPAVRQAALADPGFGRHYVDHMVVIDYVEGDGWQDPRILPMSDWSLHPAAAVLHYGQEIFEGLKAYRRDDDSIWLFRPDRNAARFVNSARRLGMAELPEDVFVEAVERIVALERDWVPAGENEQSLYIRPFMIASEALLGVREAKSYRFSVICTPVGPYYSEPVKLWITPNYTRAAIGGTGEAKCGGNYAASLVATEEAYANGCGQVLWTDGAEHKWVEECGTMNVMFVTADGELLTPSLGSILPGVTRDSILKLADAHGLKAVERPISVDEVLDGVESGQITEVFACGTAAVVTPIVGFNSPQRGVAVVGDGQPGPKTEEIRRHLVDIQFGRAEDTFGWTRKVC, encoded by the coding sequence ATGGCTGAGTTCTCCCTCACGCGCACCACGCATCCCACCTCCCCGGCGGTCCGTCAGGCCGCCCTCGCCGACCCCGGTTTCGGGCGCCACTACGTCGATCACATGGTGGTGATCGACTACGTGGAAGGTGACGGTTGGCAGGACCCCCGGATCCTCCCGATGAGCGACTGGTCGCTGCACCCCGCGGCTGCCGTCCTGCACTACGGGCAGGAGATCTTCGAGGGCCTCAAGGCATATCGTCGTGACGACGACTCCATCTGGCTCTTCCGCCCGGACCGCAACGCTGCCCGCTTTGTGAACTCCGCGAGGCGTCTCGGGATGGCCGAGCTGCCCGAGGACGTCTTTGTTGAGGCCGTCGAGCGCATCGTCGCCCTCGAGCGCGACTGGGTCCCCGCCGGCGAGAACGAGCAGAGCCTCTACATCCGCCCGTTCATGATCGCCAGCGAGGCGCTGCTCGGCGTCCGCGAGGCGAAGTCCTACCGCTTCTCCGTCATCTGCACCCCCGTCGGCCCGTACTACTCGGAGCCCGTCAAGCTGTGGATCACGCCGAACTATACGCGCGCGGCTATCGGCGGCACGGGTGAGGCCAAGTGCGGCGGCAACTACGCCGCGAGCCTCGTCGCGACCGAGGAGGCCTACGCAAACGGCTGCGGCCAGGTGCTGTGGACCGACGGTGCCGAGCACAAGTGGGTCGAGGAGTGCGGCACGATGAACGTCATGTTCGTCACCGCCGACGGGGAGCTGTTGACCCCGTCGCTCGGCTCGATCCTCCCAGGCGTCACGCGCGACTCGATCCTCAAGCTGGCCGACGCCCACGGTCTGAAGGCCGTCGAGCGCCCCATCTCCGTCGACGAGGTGCTCGACGGGGTCGAGTCGGGCCAGATCACGGAGGTCTTCGCGTGCGGCACGGCGGCCGTCGTGACGCCGATCGTCGGCTTCAACTCGCCCCAGCGCGGCGTCGCGGTCGTCGGCGACGGGCAGCCCGGCCCGAAGACCGAGGAGATCCGTCGCCACCTGGTAGACATCCAGTTCGGCCGCGCCGAGGACACCTTCGGCTGGACGCGCAAGGTCTGCTGA
- a CDS encoding IS3 family transposase (programmed frameshift) translates to MPKPHPKEFRDDVIAVARKGEAPIGQIAKDFGISESCLRNWLAKADRVDAPAADNRSAAELREANKRIRLLEQENEVLRRAAAYLSRDNQPKMMFPLVTDLAQTKGTLRVPVAVSCRVLGFSRQAYYQWLACPVSQRDWDDAHLINAAIDLHAEDPGLGYRLIADDLPEMGITAGENRVHRLCKLQRIRSFHSVKNGSWKKPGPAVHDDLVQRQFHAEGPNRLWLTDITEHRTSEGKLYLCAVKDVWSNRIVGYSIDTRMKKRIAINALRMAVQRRGPVAGCIVHSDRGSQFRAHTYVAELKVHDLTGSMGRVASSPDNAAMESFFALLQKNVLNRHPWTSRAELRLAMITWIEKSYHRRRRQRRLGKLTPVEFEAVHHTTTQAA, encoded by the exons ATGCCCAAGCCCCATCCGAAAGAGTTCCGCGATGATGTGATCGCGGTCGCCCGCAAGGGCGAGGCCCCGATCGGCCAGATCGCCAAGGACTTCGGGATCAGTGAGTCCTGCCTGCGCAACTGGCTGGCCAAGGCCGATCGTGTTGATGCCCCCGCCGCAGACAACCGCTCCGCAGCCGAACTACGGGAAGCCAACAAGCGCATCCGGCTGCTGGAGCAGGAGAACGAAGTCCTGCGCCGCGCCGCCGCCTACCTGTCCCGCGACA ATCAACCCAAAATGATGTTCCCCTTGGTCACCGACCTGGCCCAGACCAAGGGGACGCTCCGGGTGCCGGTCGCGGTCTCCTGCCGGGTGCTGGGCTTCTCGCGGCAGGCCTACTACCAGTGGCTCGCCTGCCCAGTCTCGCAGCGCGACTGGGACGATGCACACCTGATCAACGCCGCCATCGACCTGCATGCCGAAGACCCTGGTCTGGGTTATCGCCTCATCGCCGATGACCTGCCCGAGATGGGCATCACCGCTGGTGAGAACCGAGTCCACCGGCTCTGCAAGCTGCAGCGGATCCGTTCGTTCCACTCGGTCAAGAACGGGTCATGGAAGAAGCCCGGGCCGGCGGTCCACGATGACCTGGTGCAGCGCCAGTTCCATGCCGAGGGGCCTAACCGGTTGTGGTTGACCGACATCACCGAGCACCGCACCAGCGAGGGCAAGCTGTACCTGTGTGCGGTCAAGGACGTCTGGTCCAACCGCATTGTGGGGTACTCGATCGACACCCGCATGAAGAAGCGGATCGCGATCAACGCCCTGCGCATGGCCGTCCAACGTCGCGGACCAGTTGCTGGTTGCATCGTCCACTCGGACCGAGGCAGCCAATTCCGAGCCCACACCTATGTGGCCGAGTTGAAGGTCCACGACCTCACAGGTTCCATGGGCAGGGTCGCCTCAAGTCCCGACAATGCCGCCATGGAGAGCTTCTTCGCGCTGCTGCAGAAGAACGTCCTCAACCGCCACCCGTGGACCAGCCGGGCCGAGCTGCGGCTGGCCATGATCACCTGGATCGAGAAGTCTTACCACCGCCGACGCCGCCAACGGCGTCTCGGCAAACTCACCCCAGTAGAGTTCGAAGCAGTCCATCACACGACCACACAGGCCGCCTGA
- a CDS encoding P-II family nitrogen regulator: MHGLTQMTKVEFVVPGRDAPSVRALITAAGATGYTAVSGVSGIGHHGQHSGALLFNDYDTLTMLITVLPTDRAEELITAARELFTSCSGVMFATDTYVSRPDYFQ, from the coding sequence ATGCACGGACTGACCCAAATGACGAAGGTGGAGTTCGTCGTCCCCGGCCGCGACGCCCCCTCGGTCCGCGCCCTGATCACCGCTGCCGGCGCCACCGGTTACACCGCCGTCTCCGGCGTCTCCGGCATCGGCCACCACGGCCAACACTCCGGTGCGCTGCTGTTCAACGACTACGACACCCTCACCATGCTGATCACCGTCCTCCCCACCGACCGCGCCGAAGAGCTCATCACCGCAGCACGGGAATTGTTCACCAGCTGCAGCGGCGTCATGTTCGCCACCGACACCTACGTCAGCCGACCTGACTACTTCCAATGA